tttattcccttcctttatttccttccttccttccatttatttatttctttaaatcattcttgagctcctttatgtcttgaaCGGTGGCCATTGCAGCGATCATTACCAtcagttcggacagatcatttCGGTCTTCTCCGTGATTCATGGCTCATAAGGAGTAGTTGACAACACAgaaggtaaggccattttcagtttcaatgaatccTCTGGAATTGATAAACTATCATGACCTGACTCATTTGTACATTCGCTCCCACAGTCAATCTTAGCTGGAGACAATACAGCAGTGTCAGGTCCcaggaaatctgtgctttcgcctatCTGTTTCAGGTCAGTGTCTGAAAGGACGTACCTTGAGGTTGGatttgatgcctgtctaggcttgaaTGAAGCTTtagctttcttttccatttctttctgagcccctttcctgACActtatgtttatatatgctttcatatactgtaattgaaccccctcgggttgagtaaatacaggataccttgagaaaataagaaataaataacaccACTTCTAATGGAGTTCCGCTTCATACGTCCATCTCCCATAACAGAGAAGACCAAAACCCTCTAGTTTTATAACAGATAGTGACACTGTACTTTTCTTTATCATAACCCATCTGAGAGCAAAAGCACTGTTAACACTGCTAGTTAAAGCCattgattttctttattgttttgagAAGTAAGTAAAATTAATACTACAGCAGTAAAAATACAGTTCACTTCAACTATGTAAACACATTCTtgtacaaatattatttttgcatgtgtatttataattgattatcatttaaagtttaaagcaGAGCACAGTTCAGTGAATAGACCAATTTAACATAAGTGAAATACTCAGTCtaaaatgcttttttgtttttgcatatctATGTCCAAATATTTAGTCACAGCATGGATAGCAGCAACAAAAAAGCACTTTGCAAagatttttttgcttatttttcactttcttaAATTCATAATTGGATTTTTCAACATAATCCATGATTTCATTTACATCCTCTGTGCTTTGCAATTCTTCGTGTGGGTAAATCTCTGTAAAGAGGTCCTGTAGGTCTTTCATTTGGCTTTCCAAGTTCCTTAGTTCTTTGTGACGCTGTTCTGTCTCACTGAGCTGTGCTTTTGTGATCTTCATGTCCTCTAGTAAATTCCCATTGAACACTTCCCACTTTCCTTGCTCCATCATTCTGTTAACTTCTTCATCTTTCACATCTTTACCTGCCACTTCCAGCTGCTGCACAATGAACTGTTTGagctttttctgattttctaTCAAGGAGTCAATGTActtaaacataacattctgaaagtGCTCGAAGAGCATATTATACTGATTGCGTTTTATTCTGGTAAATGCAGAATCACACTCGTCCTCTGCCGCTGCTCTCTTGATACCCAGGGGCAGAGCCTCTAGACGCTTATGGATATTTTTTGCACGAATTTGAATGTCCCTGGTAATGTTGCTCCCCTTTTTAATGACACTGAAAAGTCTTATACTGGATATTAGCACCTTTTGTTCTCGGATAAACTTCTCAACATCTTCGTCCAATTTTTTAATATCATCCTGAATGTGTtgagcattctttagaaatgttttcaCAATTGGTTCCTTTTCAAACAATATGGCCTGCTGCTTCATAGGAAACTCTTCACTAGCAGCCATTGTTTCTCCAGTGACTCTTTCCTTTAACTCTGCTTCCTTGGCTTGTTGCTTCAGTTCCTCAAGTCGGTCCCTCATCTTTAGtttttactgtatgtgttttaggTATACTATAGAACAGATCTGtggaacaaaaatataaatatttttgtagtgtTGCTTTAATTGATCAACTGCAGATATGAATCAATTTTTGATTTAAACTATAAATGACTTGATTTATGATGTGGAAATTtgccaattacatttttttgcatcAGCTTTTCTAATCTTTACAGTAATTTAATTACACTGCATCTTTGTGCAGTgtattacagtatgttaaaaaagtGTCTGGTAGTTTTGCTGCCCTAACTTCCTGTGAACAGAGATTAGCCAGGAAGACTGTAGAAATGAAAGAGAAGACCAGAATATTGTCTAAGTAATAAACGGGAAAAAGGAAATCTGAGGAGTTGTGTTGTgcaagaaaagaaatggaaacttCATTCAAAAGGAACCCCATCAAAAAGAGGTCTGTGTTtgccagaaattaaaagaaaagctcatttaacactagaattaccaacgtCTACAAAAAAACCCGTAAACCCAttccacctctccatcagcgttttttgtcttgtaaatgtgtcgataagcagcaagcagcctgttatcacatccccccaccacaacacagttttctcagctcaagcctgtttacctgcgtgtcagttgcttagagttgtatagagtgtgaagtcaagcaaaatgacactttttataaatactatatcattatttggaacgcatgcatttcatgtgtgttccgtgtctacaacaatctatgtaaaaacatcgttaaaacagaaatgtttgtcatgttttagtaataattgacaaaatgtagacacgaagtgtataatgtgtgaagcctaaagtccaaatatcaagtaaacactttcacaaaagatgcaaatataactgaacaagtgtgcttctattcaagaatataattgcagaaaaagaacccacgttagagtgcgacattgacacccctttaatacgaccgctttggtggtgcaattgtaacaactgttgactggtaatcaaaacttcacaggtttgACCCCGGacgactccattttgagaagtgagctgctcttattcttactattttagaataaaaacatgcatttgatttgagtctgtaacagccggtgtaaatttatgatacttataaaggttagctttgtttttttattcagttttattctcccagtcgcATTTATTcttcccccaatctgacactgctgttttcacataaagacatcctataacagaggtgaagtaagatgatgatgagggttctacatcggagaaagaatgcacatcACCCTTTTGCTGTCGCTGTAGTTTTGATATGTACATGAGAAGCTCTACAGTCTAATTGTGACTTTACAGTgtgggaagtaagtaaataaatcaaggaaattcagtaaataacattcaatctggcttttatatacatacagcaacggcagcttccacctgcagctatagactgtTCAGGACGTGAGCGACTTTCCACTAGtatttagatctggatggtgtatgtgtccaaaaaagaagtctaactgcattctcgtaccattgcttgcgtactaaagtgtcagcaggcatttttcGTAGGATTACACGGGTAAGtatgtaaataaatcaaagtaaataacattcaatctggcttttatgtaagtaccatataaatgttaatgttttgggtacATGCGCCATCcggatcaaaaaacaaaaaatttaagaaCAGCCTCTTCAGTGTTATGCATTTGCCTGTCTTCTGTTGTCAGTTtttcacatatatatttatatatttgccaACATACTCCAGTGGCTTAACGTGTTTCTCTTAAACTTCCTTTTatagtgagaaagaaaaaaacattattaactgaaaagattataagtatttaactcacaaTACCAATGACAGTATTTTGAATTAAGCATGCTGctgagagctatatgatttttacttctatataatttgttcttcatttaggtagaacAAGGattaagcttgtgcacagaatTATTAGACTAACTTACATTCTTTTATGAggaaatgctgacctcttgatactaacagaacaccctgtgatattataaatcagtcatgacacttatgtattaaataagaacGTGCTAAGTTAAATGAACAAATGTAACCCTTGATATTTTACAGTATAAGCAATGTGTGTGCAAAAAAGTATAAGGAAGTGAGCATTGTCTAAAACCACTGAGTTGCATACATCCTATACCCGTTAGGACAACCTTGCTGTAACCGGACTTATGTACGTGCAAGCTAGGAGAAGTGTTTTTCTAAAACTATGAAAATGCTGACAACTCTTTATCTGTAAAAAACATGTACAAATTCAAGATGTGAACCGGGGCTATAGCAATCCATGTAATAACCTCAAGATTAACTGCTatgtttcctctttttcttttttctttcttgtcaatGAACTTGAGTATTTAAAGGAAGTCTCTCCTTCCTGCTGgcaggctgtctgatctgacGGTCAGTGAAAGGCTGACGGTCTGTAGCACACTGGAAAGTGATAGGGTCTGCAGCCTCTCtaccaccaagaataaagaaattgcttttttactttttattggtgTGCGCCTTCTGTTGTTCTCCAACTTTCAGCTACCACAATAGCCCATCCCAGCAGGTAAGAGAAACAAGGTGCAGCTAAGAGTGAAGTTAATCTGAACATATTTTTAGCACAGCCTGATGAAAAATTACTTTGCTGAAAATTTTCAAACAAAGCAAGTGTGGGATAATTTTCATAAATCAAAAGATAAGACTAGCATTCAGAAAATTTTCAAGGCTGATTTTAGCATTGGATTGGCTGTATGACATACTGCATATGTTTGaacaaatgaaaaggaaacaaccTGGTGTAGAAGAAAAAACTATGCTGCAGCATTAGCTGCATGAATGAACTAGGTGCACTGCTGGGAAATACACTAAGGAAAGATTGTTTTGTTTACAGTGACCTCTCAAAGCCACAATGGTGACAAAATAGCTATCATGacacacaatataaatatattatattaaaaatcttttttcagtgtacaGCACACAAGAAGCTACATTGGGAGATCACCATTGAATAATAGACAGCTGTAGTTATGCTCATTACATTAAAAGGATGAATGTGAAGTCTCTGTTCATTTATCCAGGTCATGAATGTCAtcatattaaaaagtaattaatcTTGCCATCATTTCAACTAACAGTTTAAATTGGGTGTAGAGGATAGGAtttagaggacaggaagatatggaacaagatgatctgctgtggtaacccctaataggagcagccgaaagaagaagaagaagaagacactaAGAGTGTAAATTATTGCAACTTgcagttgactttttttttcactATAGTGCCCTTAAGGCATGcacaaattttatattatttttagttaatTCCATAATGgtataaaagtgaaaatgatgaaAGCCTTTTTTGCTCTGAAAGGGAGCAgggttttttgtgctttatttacttaAACAATGAGGAATTTTAAAATAGGCATGAGTCCCATAATCCTGCACCAAAACTCAAGGCTTGATTGCAGGTCCCAGTAATTGGTTACATTACTGCTGTCAAAGCatacacaaatgtatttttatttgtgaattaATTCTATAGTGAGATAATAATGACATTAAGAACATTTTTTGCTTTGAAAGAGCAGTAGGATGCTCAAGTTTAAAAATTTCTAGATTTTTAAACATTGGCACAATTCTGATAATCACCTGGCGAAAATTATGCCCTGGCCAATTTGTCTGTTTATATAGTATTAATTAGGCTAAATTGTTCAGGGAATGGAAAGTTAACTGTAATTATTGTCTAACACAAAAAAGATactgcagtggtgtgaaaaactatttgcccccttcctgatttcttattcttttgcatgtttgtcacacaaaatgtttccgatcatcaaacacatttaaccattagtcaaatataacacaagtaaacacaaaatgcagttttaaatgatggtttttattatttagggagaaaaaaaaattcaaacctacatggccctgtgtgaaaaagtaattgccccctgaacctaataattggttgggccacccttagcagcaataactgcaatcaagcgtttgcgataacttgcaatgagtcttttacagcactctggaggaattttggcccactcatctttgcagaattgttgtaattcagctttatttgagggttttctagcatgaaccgcctttttaaggtcatgccatagcatctcaattggattcaggtcaggactttgactaggccactccaaagtcttcattttgtttttcttcagccattcagaggtggatttgctggtgtgttttgggtcattgtcctgttgcagcacccaagatcgcttcagcttgagttgacgaacagatggccggacattctccttcaggattttttggtagacagtagaattcatggttccatctatcacagcaagccttccaggtcctgaagcagcaaaacaaccccagaccatcacactaccaccaccatattttactgttggtatgatgttctttttctgaaatgctgtgttccttttacgccagatgtaacgggacatttgccatccaaaatgttcaacatttgtctcatcagtccacaaggtattttcccaaaagtcttggaaatcattgagatgtttcttagcaaaattgagacaagccctaatgttctttttgcttaacagtggtttgcgtcttggaaatctgccatgcaggccgtttttacccagtctctttcttatggtggagtcgtgaacactgaccttaattgaggcaagtgaggcctgcagttctttagacgttgtcctggggtcttttgtgacttcttggatgagttgtctctgcgctcttggggtaattttggtcagccggccactcctgggaaggttcaccactgttccatgtttttgccatttgtggataatggctgtcactATGGTTCAAtgaagtcccaaagctttagaaatggctttataacctttaccagactgatagatctcaattacttctgttttcatttgttcctgaatttctttggatcttagcatgatgtctagcttttgaggtgcttttggtctacttctctgtgtcagcagctcctatttaagggatttcttgattgaaacaggtgtggcagtaatcaggcctgggggtggctacggaaattgaactcaggtgtgatacaccacagttaggttattttttaacgagggggcaattactttttcacacagggccatgtaggtttggactttttttctccctaaataataaaaaccatcatttaaaactgcattttgtgtttacttgtgttatatttgactaatggttaaatgtgtttgatgatcagaaacattttgtatgacaaacatgcaaaagaataagaaatcaggaagggggcaaatagtttttcacaccactgtaagtccaACTCTCTAAAGAACATTCATATATTGTTAATGAAACTAAGAAAAGTTTTGATTGGCTGAGAGAATTAGAGGGAAAATTGTGAACTGGATAAATCAACATCATGTTATAAAGACATACTggttgctgcttctttttcctaaCAAAAACAGCTGGCCAGTGCAGTAGTCCGCTGTAAAACCAGCAGCCAGCTCTTTGGAACTCACTTCTTATCACAGTATTTTTTGTGAAACCAGATTGCTGTTTTatctattctcaaaaataaaggGATGACATCtatgaataaaatgtgaaacatcaAGCCAGAGGCGGAGGCTTGAACTGCAGACTAGTCACACCAGAAAGACAAGTTCATTCCTTCATAGTTAAAAACTTTTAGTCCAAAGGAGCTTCCTTTTGCCTCCACTACATTCAACACAACCCCACCCAAATGCCCAGAAGAATGATTGGATGATGAAAAATATCTAGAAGTGTGTGATAAAATGCTTCAAATTCAAAAAGTAGTTAGAGGAGTGGACTCATTATGAACTTTAAATATCTATATGAGTAAATCTCCTTGGACTTACTATATATATGCTATGACGCGGATTGGTTCCTGCTGTTCAGGAATATTTTATTCCTTCCCTgagttgcatttttttattaatatgttgtGCTAAAATAATTCTGCTCAGCTAAGTTTACAATAAGATTGCATAACTAAAGCAGCAGCTTTTTTTTCATAAGGCCATCATATATGAACTTGAATCTTTTAATTGTGCCCACATTTCCTGCTTGTGTCACCTACTTTTGCAAAAGTGAAAGCCATAAAGCAACTGGTAGCAAACTTTTTAATTACCATATGAATGCCAAACCTGTTTTTGGGCATTACAGTTTCTACAGTAACCATCAATGTTGTAAGCTTCTTTGtgattgtttgttgttttaaatttcgCCTAAACCAAAAATTGTATGGTCATGCAGCCTCAGAAAACATGAGTGATTTATCATCAGTACAATACAAGATTACAAGGTTCAgattaaatatatgtgtatatagtttttattatattatcttCACAAAGCTTTCAATAGCACCTGATAGGCAATGTGGTTAGCACTATGTCCTATCAACTTTGGGAACCTGTGTCTGCACATTTTCTGTGTGACTGTGATCTCcaagtgctctggtttcttctcaCATCACAAGAACATACATGGTAGGTTAATTGACAAATCTAAATTAGCCCTATAAATCAGTGTTTAACAGCAGTCTACTACTTGTTGTGTTCAAGTGCTATTGGACAGTAGGTAAATATGACTTTCCGAGTCAGAAATTCCACATGAATGCCAAAAACCTCAGATCTATGAATCAGACAAGTCGGAGAAATCTACCTGAATTTTTGAAGTTATGACATAAAGCTGACCTTTCACTTTAGTCAATTGTAAAAAATATAGTTTATCTTTAATTATGCTTTTCCCAGATCATGTAATAAATCAATACAGCAATCCTGTGTTTCTGCTAATAGTTCTGCCAGAAATTAATGTGACTACATTGAAGTGAGAAGGTGAAATATCACAATATGGTGCCCTGAATTTCTTCACAGCATAAGATGTCATATTATACAAGGAGATCAATTAAAGTCAGCAGTTGGTTAACATGAGAAACCAGCTGCCTTTGAGGTCCACCCTTAAACTGAAGAGTGTGGCTGAAGATTAAAGTGTAAAAAGATAACGTGAATAGAAAAGTGGTGACAAAAGCGTTCTGCTACTTTACGGTGGTCTTTTTGTGGCCCATTTGCCACCTGTTTATCTTGTAAAGTTTGAGCTGGAAAATAATAAATGGGCCCTGAAGTGAAGCAGAGCCAGTAGTAACAGCCAGAATCATGTTAATAAGAAGTCATAAGAAAATGTGGGAACAGAGCACTAGCTGAGAACTGATGAAACACTGCTAGGGCTTAGGAGTATAGGTTCTATTGAAACATATTTgcctaaagaaaaaaatttactGAGTTGGGGCCAAATGCATTAAACATATTTGCCACTGCTACAAGCCCAACTGCCGTTAGACTTTAGGACTATTCAGTATATtgtttaaaggcactatatcaatcACACTTCTTTCCAAACCCATATTGACCCTGAGACAGTTACTTACATTTTCTCtgtttgtgctatataaatgctgCAAGTATTCTTAATGTGAAAGacacaacataaaaatgaaagtgtaGTATCCTTGACTGTGTGATTTACTGAAATCTTGAAAAAATTCCATCAAGTATGTTACtccagctgtttctgttttccTAAGTTTGGCTGCATTTTAGAGCCAGGCAAGCAGATCTCTGTCTAATTATGAAGGAGGGATGCCATGTGTGCTTGCACAaagcatgtgattttttttataaattgatcACATGAAAGATGAATTGTGGGCTGTAGTGAGCTTCTCTGTTGATTCTCATTACAAGGGAGTACGACGTTGGCAAATGAATAGAAAGTGTCATCAAGTGAAAAGACACACACAGAGCAGAATTAGGAATAAGAGTATAGAACATTGTTACCTTACAGTCAGGAAGACCTTAAAAATTGCCCTCCTCTCTGTCCAGCTGTATTTTCTTCTCAAGCACAGACCAATGCTATGTTCCATCCAAACGTGTGATGCAGTGTTGCAAGGAGCTCCTTGAGGACAGTGTTTACAGCTTGCCTATTCTGACATTTGCTCTGAACATTCCAGTTTGAGGCCCTGCCCACATAAACATCTCTGATCCAGTAAGAGGAAACAAAGTAGACCTTATTATTAGCTTATCTAGAAGGAATCTGTAAAGAGTAATCCATGAAGCAGGCACTCAGAATCAAGTCACCATTGCATGTGCCATGTTacaatcaaaataattaaaaatagattagatttctctgtttattttattaatttataatcaCAGAAGTTATGGATGTGTCCTGTTTTTGGAATGGGTAAGCCCTAGGGCACCACTCACAGCAAGTTTAGTGAGGATGGTTTCTGATTGCTTTCTTGTTTAAACACTTTGTCCAACTTTCagatattctttgaaattcactCAGAAGGGTGTTGCCCTTTTTCTGACTTGTCAGCCTTCAGGTTTGGAGGTCATCAGTACAGTAAATTAGTTTCAGATATTCATATTTAATTGTGAAGCCTTTTTACAAAtcttgctgaaaaacaaaaaaaaaaacatggttggcattatatacatttaaaagtaCTTAGTACTAAAGTGAGAAAACCATCAGCAAATTACATTTATTGAAGATGATGGTACACAGAGTCTTCTTCTATCGGCTGCtactgttaggggttgccacagtggatcatcttcttcaatatctttctgtcttctgcatcttgctctgttacacccaccacctgcatgtcttctctcaccacatctacaAACCTTatattaggccttcctcttttcctcttgcctggcagctctttccttaacatccttcttccaatatacccatcatctctcctctacacatgttcaaaccaacacaatctcacctctctgagtTTGTCTTCCAACAATCCAACCTGAGTTTACCCTTTAATgaactcattcctaatcctgtacatcctcgtcacacccaatgcaaatcttcgcATTTTTAACTATGCTacctccagctcggtctcctcaattctggtcagtgccaccatctccagcccatataacatagctggtctcactaccatcctatagacctatagaccttccctttcactcttgtagGTACCTgtatgtcacaaattactccagacactcttctctacccattccaccctgcctgcactctctttttcacctctcttccacaatccccattactctgtactgttgttcccaagtatttaaacttatccacctttgccagctctactccctgcatcctcaccattccactgacctccctctcatttatacacatgtattctgtcttgttcatgCTCAtgcattcctctcctctctagagtacagtatatctccacttctccagtgtCGACCTGCTcgctactctcactacagatcacaatgtcatcagcaaacatcataatccattaaaataagaaagggctcagagctgattcctgatgtaatcccacctcgaacattaatgcatccatcactcctaccttagacctcaccactgtcacacttccctcatataaatcctgtacaactcttacgtacttcccTGCCACTcacaacttcctcatacaataccacaactcctctcaaggctccctgccatatgctttctccatgtccacaaagatgcaatgaaactccttctggccttctctatagtCCTCcaccaacaccctcagagcaaacattgcctCAGTGCcactttttcttggcatgaaaccatactgctgctcactaatcatcacctccctttttAAGCTAGTTTCATCAATTCTTTCCcaaaacttcatgctgtggcacatcaattttatccccccaTAATTACtatagctctgcacatcccccatatttttaaaaatcagtaccagtacacttcttctccactcctcaggcatcctctcactttgcaAGACTCTgctaaacaatctggttaaaaactccactgccaacTCTCCTAAACAcgtccatgcttccacaggtatgtcatctggaccaatggcctttccattctccatcctcttcatagctgtcctcacttcctccttgctaatccattgcactttctgatacactatctccacatcatccaacctcttctctttctctcgttctcttcattcatcacccTCTCAaattactctttccatctgttcaacccTCATCACTTgtaagtatgtttccatctttatactTTATCACCCTaaactgctgcacatctttcccaactcggtccctctgtctagccaatcagtacaggtccttttctccctccttactgTGCCCAACCCcccatacaactcatcatatgccttttctttagtcatccccagctctctcttcactttacaccttatctccttgtactatggtctactttctgcatctctctgactatcccacttcttctttgctatcCTCTGACTCTGCATAGTCTcgtgtacttcctcattccatcaccaagtttccttttcctccttcctctgtccagatgttacgccaagcactcttcttccaccatttaatcctttactctgccttcactctcctcctcttcttgatatccAACTTCATCCTACGGACCACCATTTTAttctgcctaactacactttcccctgccaccactttgcagtcttaaatctccttcagattgactcttttgcataggatgtaatctacctgtatgGATCTTCCTACACTCTTATACATCATCCTttgttcctcccttttcttaaaatacatattcaccacagccatgtcaatccttttcgcaaaatccactatcttctgaccttcttcttcctctccttgacaccatacctactcatcACCTTCTCTGTccacttcaccaacatgtccattgaaatctgctccaatcactacTTTCTGTCCCCTGGGTACCCTGTCTATCACTTCAACCAACTCAttccagaaattttctttctcatgcatcgtacacccaacttgcggggcatatgcactaacaacattcatcatcacaccttcagtttccagcttcataattattactctgtctgacactctattcaccccaaaacactcttgacatactgttccttcagaataacccttaCCACATTTCTCCTCACATCCATACCATGATAgtacaatttgaatccacctccg
Above is a window of Polypterus senegalus isolate Bchr_013 chromosome 2, ASM1683550v1, whole genome shotgun sequence DNA encoding:
- the LOC120524648 gene encoding syntaxin-19-like, with product MRDRLEELKQQAKEAELKERVTGETMAASEEFPMKQQAILFEKEPIVKTFLKNAQHIQDDIKKLDEDVEKFIREQKVLISSIRLFSVIKKGSNITRDIQIRAKNIHKRLEALPLGIKRAAAEDECDSAFTRIKRNQYNMLFEHFQNVMFKYIDSLIENQKKLKQFIVQQLEVAGKDVKDEEVNRMMEQGKWEVFNGNLLEDMKITKAQLSETEQRHKELRNLESQMKDLQDLFTEIYPHEELQSTEDVNEIMDYVEKSNYEFKKVKNKQKNLCKVLFCCCYPCCD